A single window of Paenibacillus sp. SYP-B4298 DNA harbors:
- a CDS encoding fluoride efflux transporter FluC, whose amino-acid sequence MIDLAVCALGGALGSLLRYAGGRIVARYTSRSYLATLAINLTGAMLLGLLFGLGLQLRLPQMYLFAATGVLGGYTTYSTFMVQSVLMAQERKLPLVAGYLLLTCGGGLLLCWAGYLCGVLLT is encoded by the coding sequence GTGATCGACCTCGCAGTCTGTGCGCTGGGCGGCGCCCTCGGCTCGCTGCTGCGCTATGCAGGCGGCCGTATCGTTGCCCGCTATACCTCGCGCTCCTATCTAGCGACATTAGCCATTAATCTGACAGGGGCCATGCTGCTCGGCCTGCTATTCGGCCTTGGCTTGCAGCTTCGGCTCCCGCAGATGTATCTATTTGCCGCGACAGGCGTACTGGGCGGCTACACCACCTACTCGACCTTCATGGTACAGAGCGTCCTGATGGCCCAGGAGCGCAAGCTGCCCCTTGTGGCAGGTTATCTGCTGCTAACCTGTGGCGGAGGCTTGCTGCTATGCTGGGCGGGCTATCTGTGTGGTGTCCTGCTTACCTGA
- the crcB gene encoding fluoride efflux transporter CrcB, which translates to MKLPLAVAAGGAIGAPLRLAMSLWLTPHGMPGFPWGTLACNLSGSLALGLWTGYVLARPGMAAVWKEFVGTGLIGSYTTFSAFSLELVVLLQQGETFEAALYFTVSLLAGLALAAAGLRLMRSAARRNRA; encoded by the coding sequence ATGAAGCTGCCTCTGGCCGTGGCCGCTGGCGGCGCAATCGGGGCTCCGTTGCGTCTGGCGATGAGCCTATGGTTAACCCCGCATGGAATGCCGGGATTTCCGTGGGGCACACTGGCCTGCAACCTGAGCGGCAGCCTGGCGCTGGGTCTGTGGACAGGCTATGTGCTCGCCCGACCCGGAATGGCGGCGGTATGGAAGGAATTCGTCGGTACGGGACTGATCGGCTCGTACACGACATTCTCGGCATTCAGCCTGGAGCTGGTGGTGCTGCTGCAACAAGGGGAAACCTTCGAAGCCGCCCTGTATTTCACCGTGTCGCTGCTGGCTGGACTTGCGCTGGCCGCAGCGGGACTGCGGCTCATGAGGAGCGCAGCAAGGAGGAATCGAGCGTGA
- a CDS encoding shikimate kinase, producing MSAKAENPLTIVLVGFMGTGKSAVSRLLSEQLGLRCIDLDSEIERQEGRAIRDIFAESGEAVFRDAESRVLAEMLTLPEGKVLATGGGAVLREQNRQQMLRHGWVIALTAEAEAIVSRVRNDSARPLLQGDVEQRVAALLSERRDAYRFAHDTIDTTALDAAGVTSRIVELLEQRR from the coding sequence TTGTCTGCAAAGGCTGAAAATCCGTTAACTATTGTGCTCGTCGGCTTCATGGGAACCGGCAAATCCGCTGTAAGCCGTCTGCTGTCCGAGCAGCTTGGCCTGCGCTGCATCGATCTCGACAGCGAGATTGAACGGCAGGAGGGCAGAGCCATCCGCGATATATTTGCCGAGTCGGGGGAGGCGGTGTTTCGCGATGCGGAGAGCCGGGTGCTGGCCGAGATGCTGACATTGCCTGAGGGCAAGGTGCTGGCTACAGGAGGCGGAGCTGTGCTGCGTGAGCAGAATCGGCAGCAGATGCTGCGCCATGGCTGGGTCATCGCGCTGACTGCGGAGGCGGAGGCCATCGTAAGCCGTGTCCGCAATGACAGTGCCCGTCCGCTGCTACAGGGGGATGTGGAGCAGCGTGTGGCTGCGCTGCTCTCGGAGCGTCGCGATGCGTATCGCTTCGCGCATGACACCATCGATACGACAGCGTTAGACGCGGCGGGTGTTACAAGCCGTATCGTGGAGCTTCTGGAGCAGCGGCGATGA
- the gndA gene encoding NADP-dependent phosphogluconate dehydrogenase, whose translation MSKQQIGVIGLAVMGKNLALNIESRGFTVSVYNRSREKTDDLIKEAAGKNLHPAYTIEEFVASLEVPRKILIMVQAGQGTDATIDSLVPHLQEGDIIIDGGNAYFPDTQRRSKDLEAKGFRFIGTGVSGGEEGALKGPSIMPGGQESAYKLVEPILTAISAKVNGDPCCTYIGPDGAGHYVKMVHNGIEYGDMQLICEAYQLLKDVLGVDTKELHEIFTEWNKGELDSYLIEITADIFSKYDPETGKPMVDVILDSAGQKGTGKWTSQSSLDLGVPLSIITESVFSRFLSAMKEERTAASKLLKGPEASAFQGDKAAFVEAVRKALFASKICSYAQGFAQMRAASEEYGWDLRYGDIAMIFRGGCIIRAGFLQNIKDAYDKNPELRNLLLDDYFKQIVESYQSAWREVVATAVAAGIPVPAFASALSYYDSYRTERLPANLLQAQRDYFGAHTFKRVDKEGTFHFNWME comes from the coding sequence ATGTCTAAACAGCAAATCGGCGTGATCGGCCTGGCCGTCATGGGAAAAAATTTGGCGCTTAATATTGAGAGCAGAGGATTTACCGTATCCGTATACAACCGTTCGCGTGAGAAAACGGATGATCTGATAAAAGAAGCAGCAGGCAAAAATCTTCATCCAGCGTATACAATTGAAGAATTCGTCGCTTCTCTGGAAGTGCCGCGCAAAATTTTGATCATGGTGCAGGCTGGACAAGGCACAGACGCAACCATTGACTCGCTCGTTCCTCATCTGCAGGAAGGCGACATTATTATCGACGGAGGCAATGCATACTTCCCGGATACACAGCGCCGGAGCAAGGATCTCGAAGCCAAAGGCTTCCGCTTCATCGGCACTGGCGTCTCCGGTGGCGAGGAGGGCGCGCTGAAGGGCCCGTCCATCATGCCGGGCGGACAAGAGTCGGCCTACAAGCTGGTGGAGCCGATCCTGACCGCGATCTCCGCCAAAGTAAACGGCGACCCTTGCTGTACGTACATCGGTCCAGACGGCGCGGGACACTATGTCAAGATGGTGCATAACGGCATCGAGTATGGCGATATGCAGCTTATTTGCGAAGCGTACCAACTGCTCAAGGATGTGCTGGGCGTGGATACGAAGGAGCTTCATGAGATTTTCACCGAGTGGAATAAAGGGGAGCTGGACAGCTACCTGATCGAGATTACAGCCGACATCTTCTCCAAGTACGATCCAGAGACAGGCAAGCCGATGGTGGACGTGATTCTGGACTCCGCAGGACAGAAGGGAACAGGAAAATGGACAAGCCAAAGCTCGCTCGACCTGGGCGTGCCGCTGTCCATCATTACCGAATCGGTATTCTCCCGCTTCCTGTCTGCGATGAAGGAAGAGCGCACCGCTGCCAGCAAGCTGCTGAAGGGGCCAGAAGCCAGCGCATTCCAAGGCGACAAGGCGGCATTCGTCGAGGCTGTTCGCAAAGCGCTGTTCGCCAGCAAGATCTGCTCCTATGCCCAAGGCTTCGCCCAGATGCGCGCGGCTTCCGAGGAGTATGGCTGGGATCTGCGCTATGGCGACATCGCGATGATCTTCCGTGGCGGCTGCATCATCCGTGCCGGCTTCCTGCAAAACATTAAGGATGCTTACGACAAAAATCCAGAGCTGCGCAACCTGCTGCTGGACGACTACTTCAAGCAGATCGTCGAGTCCTATCAGAGCGCATGGCGTGAAGTAGTAGCGACTGCTGTCGCTGCGGGCATTCCGGTACCGGCATTTGCCAGCGCGCTGTCCTACTATGACAGCTATCGCACAGAGCGCCTGCCAGCTAACCTGCTGCAAGCGCAGCGCGACTACTTCGGCGCTCACACCTTCAAGCGTGTGGACAAGGAAGGCACATTCCATTTCAACTGGATGGAGTAA
- a CDS encoding ABC transporter permease, with the protein MNSLIIAWMMVRRTIGKPKGVLLYIILPVIVISVIIGLFHPEPSIKQVILLNNDKGELGQQLSASLGGLEGIELAAGADLTAEQLRAWVESGKADAGIIVPEDYTASLYARQAEPLQLLRAKEELWNVSLAVKLEAQDGMLRKLAAAAAAQGSAERDATVRGWLEEIQGSGIGYVKEQSGQVLDVTIMVIGMMLLFVMLLANQSILTVVQDREQRTMQRMFTAPVGAGEIALGNFLGSVLLGTMQQVLILLTTRYLLGFDIGVSLPRMLLVMECFLLSAVGIATAVAAVVKNISNFGYVNNLVVSPTCILGGCFWPVALMPEFMQKLSGFTPQRWAIIALEESIRGATVYELALPLGILLLFAFVLLGFGATVLQPAREASR; encoded by the coding sequence ATGAACAGCCTCATTATTGCCTGGATGATGGTCAGGCGCACGATTGGCAAGCCGAAGGGCGTGCTGCTCTATATTATTCTGCCGGTCATCGTCATCTCCGTCATTATCGGCTTATTTCACCCGGAGCCGTCCATCAAGCAGGTCATTCTGCTGAATAACGACAAGGGCGAGCTGGGGCAGCAGTTGTCCGCTTCGCTCGGGGGTCTGGAGGGGATCGAGCTCGCGGCTGGAGCCGATCTCACTGCAGAGCAACTGCGAGCGTGGGTAGAGAGCGGGAAGGCAGATGCGGGGATTATCGTGCCCGAGGATTATACGGCTTCATTGTATGCCCGACAGGCAGAGCCGCTGCAGCTTCTGCGCGCCAAGGAGGAGCTGTGGAATGTGTCGCTTGCGGTGAAGCTGGAGGCACAAGACGGCATGCTGCGCAAGCTGGCTGCTGCTGCGGCAGCTCAAGGTTCAGCGGAGCGGGATGCGACCGTTCGCGGCTGGCTGGAGGAGATCCAGGGCAGCGGGATCGGATACGTGAAGGAGCAATCGGGTCAGGTGCTGGATGTCACGATCATGGTCATCGGAATGATGCTGCTGTTCGTTATGCTGCTGGCGAATCAGTCGATACTCACGGTTGTACAGGATAGGGAGCAGCGCACGATGCAACGCATGTTCACGGCTCCGGTCGGGGCAGGAGAGATCGCACTCGGCAATTTTCTGGGGAGCGTGCTGCTCGGCACGATGCAGCAAGTGCTGATCCTGCTGACGACGCGCTATCTCCTCGGCTTTGATATTGGCGTGTCGCTGCCGCGCATGCTGCTGGTGATGGAATGCTTCCTGCTAAGCGCCGTTGGCATTGCCACAGCAGTAGCGGCAGTGGTCAAGAACATCAGTAATTTCGGCTATGTAAATAATCTGGTTGTCAGTCCCACCTGCATCCTGGGCGGTTGTTTCTGGCCTGTTGCGCTGATGCCGGAATTCATGCAGAAGCTGTCCGGCTTCACCCCGCAACGCTGGGCAATAATCGCGCTGGAGGAGAGCATTCGCGGCGCCACGGTCTATGAGTTAGCTTTGCCGCTCGGCATATTGCTGCTATTCGCCTTCGTCCTGCTCGGCTTCGGAGCGACTGTGCTGCAGCCTGCTCGTGAGGCGTCCAGATAA
- a CDS encoding ABC transporter permease, with amino-acid sequence MRYLFVSCYYELKRILRNRLSLLLLLGLPLLLIFLIGNGLQLADAKVRTVVYLADDGPLAASVHSYLEEQERLSVHYADSAAGVEQQMNRQNADYGVMIPAGFSRSVLAGESVQWTFYPGQLSTRNMTAEAVLSGYLDTLKQQLVLSSSALSGQATAMPHNEGSTEGVHITTLASNASELGTLSTLQYYSAAYMIMFLFYSSMGTIFRLLQERDQRTLHRLAAMPSSLGAVVAGKALGMLLFAAFQAVIVVLASHYLYGVDWGGDSLRLGVVIVLTIASAVALAVVVASLSKSAKTAETLYTLLVVVMTFVSGGMIADVGLLAAAGPFTINYWSSGSIRMLMSGDAAGAADMLGGLACITGVLLVLAFWRMRKVVSLT; translated from the coding sequence ATGCGTTATCTATTCGTTTCTTGTTACTATGAGCTCAAGCGTATACTTCGCAACCGCTTGTCGCTGTTGCTCTTGCTCGGACTGCCGCTGCTGCTGATCTTTCTGATCGGCAACGGCCTTCAACTGGCTGATGCAAAGGTACGCACCGTGGTGTATCTGGCAGATGACGGCCCGCTCGCCGCCAGCGTGCACAGCTATCTGGAGGAGCAGGAGCGCCTGAGTGTGCACTATGCAGACTCGGCTGCTGGGGTAGAGCAGCAGATGAATCGTCAGAACGCGGATTATGGGGTTATGATCCCGGCGGGCTTCTCGCGCAGCGTTCTGGCAGGGGAGAGCGTACAATGGACCTTCTACCCCGGTCAGCTATCGACGCGCAATATGACTGCCGAAGCAGTGCTGTCAGGTTATCTGGACACGCTCAAGCAGCAGCTTGTTCTCTCGTCCTCGGCACTCTCCGGGCAGGCGACGGCGATGCCCCATAACGAGGGGAGCACAGAGGGGGTGCACATCACCACGCTCGCGAGCAATGCCTCGGAGCTCGGCACATTGAGCACGCTGCAATACTACTCGGCGGCGTACATGATCATGTTCCTCTTCTATTCCTCTATGGGGACGATCTTCCGTCTGCTGCAGGAGAGGGATCAGCGCACACTCCATCGGTTGGCGGCCATGCCCTCATCGCTGGGAGCTGTTGTAGCTGGCAAAGCGCTTGGGATGCTCTTGTTCGCGGCCTTCCAGGCCGTCATTGTCGTGCTCGCTTCCCATTACCTGTACGGGGTAGACTGGGGTGGGGACAGTCTCCGCCTGGGGGTCGTCATAGTGCTGACGATTGCCTCTGCCGTGGCGCTTGCTGTCGTAGTTGCTTCACTCTCCAAGAGCGCCAAGACGGCTGAGACGCTCTATACACTGCTGGTCGTGGTGATGACGTTCGTCAGCGGCGGGATGATCGCCGATGTCGGCTTGCTTGCGGCTGCCGGACCCTTCACAATCAATTACTGGTCGAGCGGCAGCATCAGGATGCTCATGAGCGGAGATGCGGCAGGAGCGGCCGATATGCTCGGGGGACTTGCCTGCATAACAGGCGTGCTGCTAGTCCTGGCATTCTGGCGTATGCGAAAGGTGGTATCGTTGACATGA
- a CDS encoding ABC transporter ATP-binding protein, with translation MSLLAFKDVVKKYDMNISVNHLSLSIEEGEIFGLLGPNGAGKSTSIHLLAGLLRPDSGTITLDGFDVVRQPRETKARLGLVPQELAIYESLTAYDNVAFFARLYGLRGRLLKERVAEALEFVGLSQRAKEHPSSYSGGMKRRLNIACAITHRPRVIIMDEPTVGIDPQSRNHILESVRTLNKLGSTIIYTSHYMEEVEAIGTRVGIIDQGRLIACGTKDELVAQSGQKEKLVIEANRIAEEAVAEIRDHPRVEAVHVLDNNRLELYMQEADTYMQDILFILGKHHMGLLSLMRDKPNLERLFLQLTGRKLRD, from the coding sequence ATGAGTCTGCTCGCCTTTAAGGATGTTGTGAAGAAGTATGATATGAACATCAGTGTTAATCATTTGTCCCTTTCTATTGAGGAAGGAGAAATATTCGGACTGCTGGGGCCCAACGGAGCGGGCAAAAGCACCTCGATTCATCTGCTGGCTGGACTGCTGAGGCCCGATAGTGGAACGATAACGCTCGATGGCTTCGATGTGGTCAGACAGCCGCGTGAAACGAAGGCGCGCCTCGGTCTTGTCCCACAGGAGCTGGCGATCTATGAATCGTTAACGGCGTATGACAATGTTGCTTTCTTTGCCAGGCTGTACGGCCTAAGAGGGCGCTTGCTGAAGGAGCGGGTAGCGGAGGCGCTGGAGTTCGTCGGTCTGTCGCAGCGGGCGAAGGAGCACCCCTCCAGCTACTCAGGCGGCATGAAGCGCAGGCTGAACATCGCTTGCGCGATTACTCATCGGCCGCGAGTGATCATCATGGATGAGCCGACGGTGGGGATTGATCCACAATCACGCAATCATATACTCGAATCGGTACGCACGCTTAACAAGCTGGGGTCTACCATTATCTATACAAGTCATTATATGGAGGAGGTTGAGGCGATCGGTACCCGTGTGGGCATCATCGATCAGGGGCGGCTCATTGCCTGCGGCACCAAGGACGAGCTGGTCGCACAGTCAGGGCAAAAGGAGAAGCTGGTTATCGAGGCGAATCGCATCGCTGAGGAGGCGGTAGCAGAGATTCGAGACCATCCCCGAGTAGAGGCGGTTCATGTGCTGGACAACAATCGGTTGGAGCTGTATATGCAGGAGGCAGACACGTATATGCAGGACATCCTGTTTATTCTGGGGAAGCATCATATGGGTCTGCTCAGTCTGATGAGAGATAAGCCGAATCTGGAGCGGCTGTTCCTGCAGCTCACCGGGCGAAAGCTGCGGGATTAG
- a CDS encoding sensor histidine kinase — protein MSNPLAAARLLLLIVPAAATLVLADMEASDRFIFGTLAAIAMSRMSVLLPRWAALLIAMEMIWLSWMAYHYDGLMSLLLLSPLIAAFSRQDKHEPLAGLILLNAIGFLIGLQGSEPLVAGSAAIAWAAVCAVLAAQRRAVRRHDRVHEMHVSLSRSMAELEQARERLRHYAAQVEHYAQTEERSRIAREIHDDLGHRLIRLKLMMEAGLRLLEHDQERARDLLEQVRLQLEESMDNMRRTVRKLSPVERSDGRRYALDRLIGDTASTLGVQVELDIQGLARPLYPSSEFVLYRNAQEAITNALRHGGATTVHITLWFEQRLVRMTVKNNGALPPVQLVEGLGLQGMRERAVMLGGKLSIRHDEGYAVITELPLAAGETR, from the coding sequence ATGAGCAATCCGCTGGCTGCTGCCCGCCTGCTGCTGCTCATCGTTCCTGCAGCAGCGACGCTCGTTTTGGCAGATATGGAAGCATCGGACCGATTTATATTTGGGACGCTAGCCGCCATCGCGATGTCGAGAATGAGTGTGCTTCTGCCTCGCTGGGCAGCTCTACTGATCGCCATGGAGATGATCTGGCTGAGCTGGATGGCCTATCATTACGACGGCCTGATGAGCCTCTTGCTGCTGTCGCCCCTGATCGCTGCCTTCAGTCGTCAGGATAAGCACGAGCCGCTTGCAGGTCTGATCCTGCTGAACGCCATAGGCTTCCTGATCGGGCTGCAAGGAAGCGAGCCGCTAGTTGCCGGGAGTGCAGCGATCGCCTGGGCAGCGGTCTGTGCGGTGCTGGCCGCTCAGCGCAGAGCAGTGCGCCGTCATGACCGCGTGCATGAGATGCATGTCTCCCTCAGCCGCAGCATGGCAGAGCTGGAGCAGGCCAGAGAGCGGCTGCGCCACTATGCCGCCCAGGTCGAGCATTACGCACAGACGGAGGAGCGCAGCCGCATCGCCAGGGAGATCCATGATGATCTGGGTCACCGCCTCATTCGGCTGAAGCTGATGATGGAGGCTGGCCTGCGGCTCCTGGAGCATGATCAGGAGCGTGCCCGCGATCTGCTGGAGCAGGTTCGCCTGCAATTGGAGGAGAGCATGGATAATATGCGCCGAACCGTGCGCAAGCTGTCCCCGGTGGAACGATCGGATGGACGACGCTATGCGCTCGACCGGCTAATCGGAGATACCGCCTCGACGCTGGGCGTTCAGGTGGAGCTTGATATTCAAGGACTGGCGCGGCCACTGTACCCGAGCAGCGAATTCGTCCTCTACCGCAATGCCCAGGAGGCGATCACGAACGCGCTGCGGCACGGCGGTGCGACCACCGTCCATATTACGCTATGGTTCGAGCAGCGACTGGTGAGGATGACGGTTAAGAATAACGGCGCTCTGCCCCCCGTCCAGTTGGTTGAAGGGCTCGGCTTGCAGGGCATGCGGGAGCGAGCCGTCATGCTCGGCGGCAAGCTCTCGATCCGGCATGACGAGGGCTATGCTGTTATTACAGAGCTGCCGCTGGCGGCAGGAGAGACGAGGTGA
- a CDS encoding response regulator transcription factor, with product MITVLIVDDDPYIRESLKMILELEEDIQVAGVCANGQEAAAFTAAAPQLDVVLMDIRMPECDGVEATRQIKAQNNPPAILMLTTFDDDEYIIEAIRCGAGGYLLKNVPPSRIVAAIRTVHGGELLIHPDIARKLAGLIGSSKEYGDARIHAHRQPDSGLRSSNGDGGGESGRPMLSPAAALAPYGLNATEEDIIQRIADGLSNREIAGQLFLSEGTVKNYISNMLHKLELRDRTQLAIFYLKLIHGGTAL from the coding sequence ATGATTACGGTACTTATCGTGGATGATGACCCGTATATACGCGAAAGTCTGAAGATGATTCTGGAGCTGGAGGAAGACATTCAGGTGGCGGGGGTGTGCGCGAATGGACAGGAGGCAGCGGCCTTCACAGCGGCTGCTCCCCAGCTTGATGTGGTGCTTATGGATATAAGAATGCCGGAATGCGACGGCGTCGAGGCAACGAGACAGATTAAGGCTCAGAACAATCCGCCTGCTATCCTCATGCTGACGACCTTCGACGACGACGAATATATTATCGAGGCGATTCGCTGCGGAGCTGGCGGCTACCTGCTCAAGAATGTCCCTCCGTCCAGGATTGTCGCAGCGATCCGAACGGTACACGGCGGTGAGCTGCTCATCCATCCCGACATCGCGCGCAAGCTGGCAGGGCTGATCGGCTCCAGTAAGGAATACGGTGATGCAAGGATACACGCTCATAGACAGCCGGATAGCGGCCTTCGCTCCTCTAACGGGGATGGGGGCGGGGAGTCGGGACGCCCGATGCTATCGCCTGCCGCGGCGCTTGCCCCCTACGGGCTGAACGCTACGGAGGAGGACATCATCCAGCGCATTGCAGACGGGCTATCCAATAGGGAGATCGCCGGACAGTTATTTCTGAGCGAGGGTACGGTCAAAAATTACATCTCGAATATGCTGCATAAGCTGGAGCTTCGCGATCGCACTCAACTGGCAATTTTTTATCTGAAATTAATTCATGGAGGAACTGCGCTATGA
- a CDS encoding YktB family protein — MTVQHSQAAPDADAAFYGFAPEDFDVFAIEGLEPRMEALIRLVRPKLHLLGDRLAPSLSVLCQEEMYAHVAKHARRTINPPNDTWVAFAANKRGYKAHPHFQVGMFESHLFIQFAIIYECRNKQQFAREALERLEELRQIVPGHYVWSGDHMVAGGTPHREMTDEALRTLIARLQQVKAAEVLCGLELNRHDPLLQDGERLITTIEQTFETLLPLYRMSF; from the coding sequence ATGACTGTACAGCATTCACAAGCTGCCCCCGATGCGGACGCGGCATTTTATGGCTTTGCGCCAGAGGACTTTGATGTATTCGCCATTGAAGGATTGGAGCCGCGTATGGAGGCGCTCATCCGCCTTGTACGCCCCAAGCTCCATCTGCTGGGGGATCGGCTGGCCCCTTCGCTGTCCGTGCTCTGTCAGGAAGAGATGTACGCTCATGTTGCCAAGCATGCCCGGCGGACGATTAACCCGCCGAATGACACCTGGGTCGCCTTTGCCGCCAACAAACGGGGCTACAAGGCTCACCCTCATTTTCAGGTCGGGATGTTCGAATCCCATCTGTTCATCCAATTTGCCATCATCTACGAATGCCGCAACAAGCAGCAGTTCGCCAGGGAGGCGCTGGAACGGCTGGAGGAGCTCCGGCAGATCGTTCCTGGACATTATGTATGGTCAGGCGACCATATGGTGGCAGGAGGCACGCCGCACCGGGAGATGACTGATGAGGCGCTGCGGACACTCATCGCGCGCTTGCAGCAGGTTAAGGCGGCGGAGGTGCTGTGCGGTCTGGAACTCAATCGGCACGATCCGCTGCTTCAAGACGGCGAGCGCCTGATCACCACGATCGAGCAGACCTTCGAGACACTGCTTCCGTTATATCGCATGTCGTTCTAG
- a CDS encoding MFS transporter produces MNKRLAVVMLMLITTFIGFGIIIPVMPELIKVVDPGRLELHTGLMLSIYSAISFILSPIWGALSDRIGRRPIILIGVVGFAASFVLFGLGSHSLVLMYASRVLGGLFSGAVTSVIVAYVADVTPPEERTKGMGLVGMSIGLGFTIGPGFGGLLSKLSLQAPFFAAAGLALLTFLLALSRLQESLPVEKRRQRQDKAPSRWQAFSGSIRYLYVLAFFVAVTLAGLEATLQLFGMQRFDVTPAQVGMMFFVCGIVGALVQGGVVRRYIRSGDESKFIIAGLVLSATGFFLLVTAHSLWSATIYLAVFGMGNALIRPCVTSLITQKTTVGQGIASGLSSSMDSLGRIVGPLVGVALFKLDLQLPYIVAGILSLLALLLLSGFVAADRKSAAQDSRMA; encoded by the coding sequence ATGAACAAACGACTAGCTGTTGTCATGCTGATGCTGATAACGACATTTATTGGGTTCGGGATTATTATTCCGGTCATGCCAGAGCTGATCAAGGTGGTCGATCCTGGCCGGCTGGAGCTGCATACCGGATTGATGCTGTCTATCTATTCTGCCATATCCTTTATCCTCTCGCCGATCTGGGGAGCGCTCTCAGACCGGATCGGGAGACGGCCGATCATTCTGATCGGTGTGGTGGGCTTCGCGGCCAGCTTCGTCCTGTTCGGACTCGGCTCGCACAGCCTCGTGCTGATGTACGCCTCCCGCGTTCTGGGCGGCCTGTTCTCGGGTGCTGTCACGTCGGTCATCGTCGCTTATGTCGCCGACGTCACACCGCCTGAGGAACGCACGAAGGGGATGGGGCTGGTCGGGATGTCGATCGGCCTAGGGTTCACGATCGGGCCGGGCTTTGGCGGCCTGCTGAGCAAGCTATCGCTGCAAGCGCCGTTCTTCGCTGCTGCGGGGCTGGCGCTGCTGACCTTCCTGCTGGCGCTGTCCCGGCTGCAGGAGTCGCTGCCCGTGGAGAAGCGCCGCCAGAGGCAGGACAAGGCGCCGTCTCGCTGGCAGGCGTTCTCCGGCTCGATCCGTTATCTGTATGTGCTCGCCTTCTTCGTAGCGGTGACACTCGCGGGGCTGGAGGCGACCTTGCAGCTGTTCGGCATGCAGCGATTTGATGTGACGCCAGCGCAGGTGGGGATGATGTTCTTCGTCTGCGGCATCGTCGGTGCGCTCGTGCAGGGCGGCGTGGTTCGCCGCTATATTCGTTCGGGGGATGAGAGCAAGTTCATTATTGCCGGACTGGTGCTGTCGGCGACAGGCTTCTTCCTGCTCGTCACCGCTCATTCGCTATGGTCGGCAACTATCTATCTGGCTGTGTTCGGAATGGGGAACGCACTGATCCGGCCATGTGTTACTTCGCTAATCACGCAGAAAACAACCGTGGGCCAGGGCATCGCCTCCGGTCTCAGCTCTTCGATGGACAGCCTCGGCAGAATCGTCGGACCGCTAGTAGGCGTTGCATTGTTCAAGCTGGATCTACAGCTTCCCTACATTGTAGCGGGTATATTGTCGCTGCTGGCGCTGCTGCTGCTGTCCGGCTTCGTCGCTGCCGACCGCAAGAGCGCTGCTCAGGATAGCCGCATGGCATAG